aatttcaaaattagtaacaaatttaattaaaaataatattctaaatattgaatttaaaaaaaattataaataatttctaacataaatattgaatttaaaaaaaattaaaatacatttcgaaactttgactTATTGAAAAAGTTCGAAACTTAAAATACATTTCGAAAATCTTAAACATTCGAATAAAACATTCGAAACTTTTGTGAAaatccaaactttcgaagaccaaattgcatttcgaagatTTGTAAATTTCGAAACtccatttcgaaagtttcgtaaATGTCAAATTTTCGAAGCATTActgtatttcgaaactttcaaatgcaAGCAAATATTCGAATACTgtccatttcgaaaatttggtgtTTATCCAAAGTGtcgaaaatttgattttttttgaaataaattgcatttcgaaggttttaaattaacaaaagtttcgagtaacttactaaaattcatttcgaaacttttaaactttcgaatccaacattttttttctatattttcgAAAGTGGTGGGGTGTGAAATCAGAATGGTAATTTTTGGAATGATGTTATACTGTTTTACAGAGGGGTATATTAGTCTTTAAGAAATACTGGGGGGTGGCAGGTAAAATTGGGGGGTGCCTGGTACAAAATCCATCTAGTAATTTAACTTGGGCCGCGTTATTGAATAGAACTAACAATATTGGGCCGAAGTATTGGGCTACATAATCATGAAACTCAAAACACatcttcatttaaaaaaaaaattaaaaaaaactccatcttttccaaaacaaaaatattttctggTGCCTCGAGCAATGTTAGGAAGCGAATAATGCATTATCCGTGCTTCCACAACGTAAACGCAGCAACAATACACACTCTCCACTTTCACTTTCCCTCCAACTTAACTTCTTCTCTTATTTTTTCCCCAAACACTAACAATAACAAACTCTCATCAAAAGCCCGTTTTGAATGCTCCATCAACACCAAACAAGTCATTAACACTCCCATTCCCAAAAACAACAAGGCTATCATCCTATGGGACCTCGACAACAAACCTCCACGTGGACCTCCATACGACGCCGCACTCTCTCTCAAAATCCTAGCCGAACGCTTCGCCGACGTCGTTTCAATCTCCGCTTACACAAAACGACACTCCTTCTTCAATCTCCCCAAATGGAATCCTAAccaaaaccctaaccctaaaacCATAGTCTGCCGTGTATGTGGTCAAGAATGCAAATCAATCTTCGATCTCAACATTCACTTCGACCGAATTCACCTGCGTCAGCGTCAGAAAATGCTGACCCGATTGAGATCGATTAAATTGAACCGTTCAAAGGTTCGGTTTATCCGTAGGAACCATAAGTATAACGAAGCTGCGAGGACTACTGCTGCGCCTAGGGTTGGGTTTGGTTTGGCTTCGGAGTTGCGGCGTGCTGGTGTTTTTGTGAAGGTTGTGGAGGATGGTGATAAGGTAAATGCTGCCGATTCGTCGTTGAAGAGGGAGATGGTGAATGGAGGGATTGATTGGTTGTTTTTGGTTTCGGATGATTTTGAATTTTCGGAGATGTTGGGGAAGGCGAGGGAGCCGAATTTGGGGACTGTTGTTGTTGGAGATTATTGGGATAGGgatttggggaagaatgctgaTTTGTGGCTTCCTTGGATTGTTGTTGAGAATGGAAAGGTTAATGAAATGGATTTGATGGGAAGAATCACAAAACAGGGTTTGGATGATGAATTGGAAGAAGATGATAATGTTGACGATGATGAGTATATAATAGAAAACGAACAACTAGAAGATGGGTTTTATGTTCATTGATttgtttgtgtgtgtgtttaCTATTTAGTTCTGTGGtgacaaaaaatgattttagttaaaagtgtTTTGACGATGAATTGGAAGAAGATGGGAATGTGGATGATGAGTTTATAACTAAAGAAGATCGATTTTATGTTTATTGATTTAATTCCATATTAATTGAAGCCATACTGGTTTGAGGTTTAAGAATGGATTACCGAAATTGAGGTTGAGTTATGTTTAATTGAGGATAGTGTTATACAGTTATGTTGTGTGTAGCAGCATATTGGAATTTTGAGGGTTGAATTGCTTTAATTGAGGAATGAAGTATGCTGCCTGCGGTTTTATCTTCACCATCCTGTACTGTTGCTTGTGATGATGGTATTTTTCTGCTACaacccttttatttttttgcctATTGTATATATTATATGAATTAGATGACACACTTGATTACTTAAAAGATAGATTGCAGTTTAGGATTGACATTTGAAGTGTAGTTTTGTTACATGATTGAGTTCaatgtgatatattttgttgtttgcAGCGTGTACTATCTTCTTAGTAGTTTGTGTGGGAAGCAAATTGATATTGTTCTTTTGATATGAAGGatatcaaaagtaataatattattattaggtTTATAAAGCTGGTGAAGTTATTTGTCTGAACTCTGGAGGAAAATATGAATCTGTGACGATGGGGACAAGAGAGGAAAACACCCTGAGGTAGGGCTCGGGCTCGGGGGATGGGGAGAAAGGAGGAGGGAGTACTCCTCGCCCTACCTATCTCCAATTGAAATCTGGAAGTACCAATTTGTTGCTAAGAACTGAGAAATGCAGCTTTTGctgttatttttgttaattatagGTGAATCTCAGTTGCTTGTAGTTGCTCAAGAATTGAGCTGGGAGCTTGTAGGTAGGATTAGTGAGGTGAATTAGATTGAGTTTTCTATTTTAATGTGCAATTTTGCATGTTGTTTTAGCTCTGGTATTGTAATCTCCGCTCGAAATTTTTATGTATCTGACAGGATAATAACATGTAGTTACGAGGAAAGCTTTGGTAAACTGTGTTGGTTTCTCAAACTTGACCCTTCGAAGCACATCTTATGCTTCCTGTGTGTCGTTAATAAAATGTtctgtatttaaaaaaaaaaatgacaaaagtAGATAAGATTAAGTCAATACTTGCATTTATTTGTATTCTTATTATTAGTTCAAAATGTGATCACATACGCACGTCGTCTCGTGATATCATTTCCTATTGTTTGCTAAAACTGTTGTTTCAGCAACTTTTTGGTCCataattttgtcatttatagTTCAAatccttatttaatttaaattgcaTCTCTGGTtcgttatttatatttttatattcaaatgacgcttttgattttattattaagcAACCATGTTTtcttattaattgaaaaatgacttgatttatatttttttaaatgataccAATTACAAAACGTGTATTTATCAGTGACTAAGTaataatagaattaaaaaatcACTCGGGAAATAAATCATACTCATTCGTTTTAGTTGAACAAACTAAACTGATCATTAAAAATTTGTATGAAATTTGACTAAACAATTAATtcgttaaatttattttataaaacaaattatttaaaattgagcTCGTTTAATTTGACCTATTTGGACTCATTTGGTTATTTTTTTAGCTTGATGAAGATTATTAATAgagaagataaatataaaatgcagTATGATGTGAACAAGATAACAATTTGGTAAAACAACACCATTGGACGTAATGGACTGCCGACTGTAAATCTTCCATGTTGCAAGAAATAGGGTGGAGCCCGCGTCCAACATCAGGAGGTATTTTGGGTCATTCTTCTTTCCTTTTCAGTGGTAAAGTAATTTGGATTTAGTTCCAATTATAAAGAATTTTACtccttttaaaatatacttttcaagaataaaaagaaaactataATTGACAGAGCTGATGTTGTTCCAATGAAGTGAATATATGATATACTAATGTAGATAACGTAAAAATTAGTTAGAAAGATCGACCTAGATATaagacttttattttaatttataggagattttaaacttttttctttctaatttctTGGTAGAGTTTATTAGAAAAagatcatattaaaaaaatatttgtgatgTTAACATCTGTTACATGCAATTTTGATACCTAAATGTGGCGCGGGTGCAAATTGCCgcagattaaaaataaataaataaagccGAACCAGAATTAAAATTAACTGTAAAACAACTAGGGTAAagattaacataaaaataacaagGATCGAGACATACACAAACAAATAgttaattaatgtgaaattagattaatgagtaattaattgttttctatAACCATATTATTGATACAAAATATCAACATTGTCGACTAATAATCTCTTCTAAGGAAGCTAGCTTGGCACCTTTAGTCTAGTCTCTTCTCTTGATTACATATTTTCATTCATAAGCCTTGATTGAACACAGTACCTTGCTTAAAGATAAATTGAGTTACATTTGTATCAATATGTAATTATGATAGCAATCAAGGTTTACAAATTGCCgcagattaaaaataaataaataaagccGAACCAGAATTAAAATTAACTGTAAAACAACTAGGGTAAagattaacataaaaataacaagGATCGAGACATACACAAACAAATAgttaattaatgtgaaattagattaatgagtaattaattgttttctatAACCATATTATTGATACAAAATATCAACATTGTCGACTAATAATCTCTTCTAAGGAAGCTAGCTTGGCACCTTTAGTCTAGTCTCTTCTCTTGATTACATATTTTCATTCATAAGCCTTGATTGAACACAGTACCTTGCTTAAAGATAAATTGAGTTACATTTGTATCAATATGTAATTATGATAGCAATCaaggtttatatatatatatatatatattgaataagtattcacacaaatataaaaagatatattaattaatatatataattaattgcatcacaaaagcaaaaaatgataaaatgtaaatgaaattata
The genomic region above belongs to Cicer arietinum cultivar CDC Frontier isolate Library 1 chromosome 4, Cicar.CDCFrontier_v2.0, whole genome shotgun sequence and contains:
- the LOC101501184 gene encoding uncharacterized protein, which encodes MHYPCFHNVNAATIHTLHFHFPSNLTSSLIFSPNTNNNKLSSKARFECSINTKQVINTPIPKNNKAIILWDLDNKPPRGPPYDAALSLKILAERFADVVSISAYTKRHSFFNLPKWNPNQNPNPKTIVCRVCGQECKSIFDLNIHFDRIHLRQRQKMLTRLRSIKLNRSKVRFIRRNHKYNEAARTTAAPRVGFGLASELRRAGVFVKVVEDGDKVNAADSSLKREMVNGGIDWLFLVSDDFEFSEMLGKAREPNLGTVVVGDYWDRDLGKNADLWLPWIVVENGKVNEMDLMGRITKQGLDDELEEDDNVDDDEYIIENEQLEDGFYVH